The Mucilaginibacter sp. PAMB04168 genome contains the following window.
ACGATTTGAGCGAGGCAATGCAATTCAGCAATCAATACGCCCCCGAACACCTGATACTCGCCACTGAAAGCTGGCAGCAGATAACGGAAAGCATTATTAACGCTGGCTCAGTATTTTTAGGCAACCAAACGCCTGAAAGTGTGGGTGATTATGCATCGGGCACTAACCATACGCTGCCAACCAGTGCTTACGCCAAGGCCTACTCAGGGGTTTCCGTTGATTCGTTTGTGAAGAAGATTACCTTTCAACACCTAACACCCGAGGGTTTAAAAGCCATCGGTCCGCATGTGGAGATACTGGCCGATTTGGAAGGCCTGCATGCACATAGAAATGCGGTAAGTGTAAGGATGCAATCAGAAGTTAACTAAACACTATGGCAATGAACGGAGCCATAATGAGCAAATCATGACTACCATGTTCGACATCAATAATATCTTAAGAGAAAATATAAAGAACTTGAAGCCTTATTCATCAGCTCGTGATGAATTTCAGGGCGAGGCCAGCGTATACCTTGATGCCAATGAAAATGCATTCGGATCGCCTTTGGACCAGAACTACAACCGCTATCCCGACCCGCTACAGTATGCCGTAAAAAAGCGCTTAAGCGAAATTAAAGGCGTACCACCGCGTAACATCTTTTTAGGGAACGGCAGCGACGAAGCTATCGACATTCTATTCCGAAGCTTTTGCAACCCAGGTACCGACAACGTAATATTGGTACCCCCAACCTACGGCATGTACGAGGTATCGGCTAATATTAATGACGTTGCAACCCGGAAGGTTAACTTAACTGATGATTACCAGTTAAATTTAGATGGCATAGCCGAGGCAATTGATGGCCAAACCAAAATTATCTTTGTTTGCTCACCTAACAACCCAACCGGTAATTCTATTAACCGCGATGACATTGAAACGCTGCTATCTAACTTTAACGGCCTGGTAGTGGTTGATGAAGCTTATATCAACTTTAGCCGTCAAAAAACATTTATACAGGAACTAACGGAATATGCTAACCTCATTGTTTTGCAAACCCTGTCTAAAGCCTGGGGACTGGCCGGTTTACGTGTAGGCATGGCCTTTGCCAGCGAAGAAATTATTGAGGTAATGAACCGCGTTAAGCCACCGTACAACATCAACGAGGCTTCGCAGCAATTGGCTTTGCAAGCCTTGCAAAACACCGAGCAGGTAAACAGCTGGATCAAAGAAACTTTGGCCGAGCGTGATAAACTGGTACTCCAACTGAAAGACCTTGATTTTGTGGTGGATATTTATCCCTCAGATGCTAACTTTATATTAGTTAAAACCACCGACGCCAAAGGCATATACAATTTCCTGGTACAAAACGGCATCATTGTGCGCGACCGCTCTAAGGTAGAATTATGCGAAGGCTCGTTGCGCATTACAGTAGGTACCCCACAGGAAAACATTACCCTCATTAACACTTTACAAAACTTTAAATGAGCAATCTTAAAAAAGTGTTGTTTATAGACCGCGATGGCACCATGATTAGCGAGTGTGCCGATGAGCAGATCGACTCTTTTGATAAATTGACGTTCTATCCTGGTGCGCTTACCTACTTGCCCCGCATAGCTAAAGAGCTGGATTACGAGCTGGTGATGGTAACTAATCAGGATGGCTTGGGTACGACTGCTCATCCGGATGAGAACTTCTTCCCTGTGCATGAGCTTATAATGAAAACTTTCGCGAACGAGGGTGTTAACTTTGAGGCCACTTTTATTGACCGCACTTTTGCAGCCGATAATGCGCCTACCCGCAAGCCTGGCACAGGCATGCTTACTCAATATCTCGACACCGAGAAGTATGACCTGGCTAACTCTTTTGTAATAGGCGATCGGCTGAACGATGTACTGCTGGCAAAAAACCTGGGCGCTAAAGCCATTTGGATAAACGATGGCATAGGTATGGGTGCTAAAGAATTTACCACAGAAGAAATAGCCGCTATAAACGCTACTATCGGTATTAAAACTACCGAGTGGCAAAAAGTATATGAGTTTTTAAAAGTGGGCAAACGTGTTATTGAGCACCGCCGTACCACCAAGGAGACCGATATATACATTAAAATAGATTTAGATGGCACGGGCGAGGCTAAAGTAAATACCGGCCTCCACTTCTTCGACCACATGCTTGATCAGATTGCCCGTCATGGTAGTGTTGATCTGGAAGTAGTGGCTAAAGGAGATTTGCATATCGATGAGCATCATACTATTGAAGATACCGGTATTGCCTTAGGAGAAGCTATGGCAACTGCATTGGGCAACAAGCGGGGTATTGAGCGTTACGGCTTCTGTTTACCTATGGACGATTGCCTGGCACAAGCTGCTATTGATTTTGGCGGCCGTAACTGGCTGATGTGGGAAGCGGACTTTAAGCGTGAAAAAGTGGGCGATATGCCTACCGAGATGTTTTATCATTTCTTTAAATCGTTTACCGACGCTGCTAAATGCAATTTAAATATAAAAGCTGAAGGGTATAACGAACATCATAAAATAGAAGCTATATTTAAAGCTTTTGCCAAAGCCATTAAAATGGCTGTGCGCAGAGATGTAAATAATATGGTTCTACCCAGTACCAAGGGCGTACTGTAATCGGCTAAGGAGAATATTAAATAATGGAAGTTACGGAAAAACAAGACTCCGAAATACAAAGTTCACCTTCCCGGCCAAATGCCTCCAACAGCATAGGCATCGTTAGGTATGGTGCAGGAAATATTTTTTCGCTTACGTCTGCGCTCGACAGATTGAATATTCCGTATGGCATGATACACACCGAAGCCGACTTTGAACACTACGAGCGATACATCATTCCGGGTGTAGGCCATGCCGGAGCAGCCATGAACAAGTTGGAGCAAACCGGTCTTGTGCCAGCTATTAAAGCCCTTAAAAAACCAACACTGGGCATCTGCGTGGGCATGCAGTTAATGACAGCTTATTCTGAAGAAGGTAATGCCGATTTACTGAATATTTTTCCGAACAAGACATTGCGTTTTAAAGATAACGAGCACTATAAAGTGCCGCATACCGGCTGGAACCGCGTATTACAAGATAAAGAGAACCCGTTATTCAACGGCATACCCAATGGCGCACATTTTTATTTTGTGCACTCCTACTACATTGAGCACAGTAATTTATTTACCTTGGCTTCAACTAATTACACCTTAAAGTATTCGGCATCAATTTGGCATGACAACTTTTATGGCGTACAATTTCACCCCGAAAAATCGGGTGTGTTTGGGGAAAAATTATTAGCAAACTTTTCAAAAATATAAAGGCATGTATATTATTCCTGCTATTGACATTCTGAACAAAAAAGTTGTTCGGTTACGTGAAGGCGATTATGAACAGGTAACGCAGTATGATGTGAGCCTTGAAGAAATGATTGAGCGCTACCAGTCTATCGGTACCGAACTCATCCATATTATTGATTTGAATGGCGCCAAAGGCGATTTCAGTAACCAACAATATCTGTTTGATGTAATTAAAAAAACAGATATGAAAATTCAATATGGTGGTGGCATCCGCAGTATTGAAAAAGTTCAGGAGCTCACAGATGCAGGCATAGCCCGTGTAATAGTAGGCACGCAAGCTATCAGTAATCCAACTTTTTTAGATGAACTGAGCAAAGCCATGTGTGGCCAAAGCAAGTGTTCTGACAAAATTGTGGTAGCTATTGATGTGCTTGATGAAGTAATCAAATACTCGGGTTGGATGGAAAGCTCGCCTATTAAACTGATTGATTATGTTGACCGCTGCCTGCACCTGGGCTTTTACCGTTTTTTGTGTACGGATATTAACAAAGACGGTAAACTAGGTGGTGCAGGTGTAGAGCTGTACAAAAAATTATTGAGCCACTCTCCTTTTATTAAGCTTATAGCGTCTGGTGGCGTTAGCTCCATGAAAGACATTGAGCAACTTAACAAGATAAAAGTAGAAAGCTGTGTGGTTGGAAAAGCCATCTATGAAAATCGCATCACCATTGACGATGTGAAAAACTGGAACTTAAAATCGTTAATATCGATATAAAGCACAACCTGAAAATACCAACCAACCTGTCATTTCGAGTGTGAGAACTTTTTTAAGTGCTAAGTTAATCAGCAAGAAAAGAAAGGCTCGTTACTTAATTTGATGGCAGGTTATAATAGCATTTTGCTTTGCAAGAGATAAAAGAAAATCTAAACTCGCCCTTTACAAAGCCGATGGCATCTAGCCTCGCCAAACGCATTATTCCCTGCCTTGACGTTAAGGACGGACGCACGGTTAAAGGCGTAAACTTTGTTGACCTACGTGATGCCGGCGACCCTGTTGAGCTGGCCTGGAACTACTCCCAGCAAGGTGCTGACGAACTGGTTTTTTTGGACATTACAGCTACGCACGAAAAACGCAAAACCCTGATAGAACTGGTTAAAGCTGTGGCCCGCCAAATTAACATCCCATTTACGATAGGCGGTGGCATTAACGAAATTGCTGACGCCGACGCACTGTTAAACGCCGGTGCCGATAAAATATCAATCAACTCGGCCGCTGTACGTAACTCAGCGCTGATTGATGAACTGGCAGCAGCTTTTGGTGTGCAGTTTGTTATTGTAGCGGTAGATACACGTCATATTGGCAATACCAATATTGTACACCTGAACGGTGGCCGCATAGCCACAGATAAGGAAACGCTAAGCTGGATTAAGGAGGCTGAAAGCCGTGGAGCAGGTGAAATTTTGCTTACTTCTATGGATCATGATGGAACAAAGGCTGGTTTTGATAACACTCTTTTAAAAGTGGTAAATGATGCCGTGCGTATCCCGGTTATTGCATCTGGTGGTGCAGGTAACGTGCAGCACTTCATAGATGTGTTTGAACAAACAAATGTAGATGCTGCCTTGGCCGCTTCAGTTTTCCATTACGGCGAAATTTTGATACCGGATTTAAAAGAGAGTTTAAGAACGCGTCAAATAGAAGTAAGATAAAACATAACTTAGATCATGCGGAACGTGAGTGATTGCTCTCTTTCAACATGTTTAACTGATGACAAATGCAAGAAGGCAACGCTTATTCCTGCAATACTTAAGAATCAATAATGCAAATAGATTTCACCAAATCACCCGATGGCTTAGTGCCGGTGGTTATACAGGACGTACAGACGTTAGAAGTGCTGATGCTGGGCTACATGAACAAGGATGCCTATAATAAAACAGTGCAAGAAAACATTGTCACGTTCTACTCCCGCTCAAAGAACCGTTTATGGACTAAAGGCGAAACCAGCAATAACTTTTTGCATGTCGTAAGCATTCATCTCGATTGTGATAACGACACCATCCTGATAAAAGCTAAAGCCGATGGGCCTACCTGTCATACCGGCGCACGCAGCTGCTTCCAAACCACCTATAACCAAAATTTCATTTTGGAACTGGAAAATATTATTGAGGACCGTTACACTAATCCGCAAGAAGGTTCGTACATCAACAAACTGCGAGGCAAAGGTCTTAATAAAATAGCTCAAAAAGTAGGCGAAGAAGGTGTAGAAACCGTTATAGCTGCCCTGGCAGAAACCGAAACCGACTTGATTAATGAGGCATCAGACCTTGTATTCCACCTACTGGTGTTGCTTCGCGAAAAGGGTTTGAAGTTAGAAACTATTGCCAAAAATCTGGAGCAAAGGCATAAATAACTGTTTAGTGTTTCATTAGTGCATCCGTTCACTATTTTTTATAGCCCTTTCTGAGTTACTAACGAACCAAACACGCTAATGAACAAATTAAATGAAAGTAGAAAAGTCATTTGAATTATCCGGACATCAGAACCCCATTTTTGCGTTAGAACTTTCGCAAAAGTCTGGAATTTTGTTCAGCGCGGGGAATGATAAAGGTTTAGTGGAGTGGGGCTTGGAAAAACAGACCTTCATTAAAGTTATGTTCCCGGTAGTAGCTTCGGTGTATGCTATTCATTGCCCTACCGGCTTTCCGTTAATGTTTGCCGGTCTACGTAACGGTCAAGTATTAGTTTTCGATTTTATTGAGCAGAAGATTACCGGTATACTAAAACAGCATACCAAACCTATATTTGATATTAAATCTGTTAAAGGAAAGCAAGAACTGCTTGTGGCATCTGAAGATGGCACGGTAAGCATTTGGAACTTGAATACCTTTGAACTGATACATACCATACAGATATCAACTGATACAGTTCGGAGCATCAGCATTTCGCCCGATGAAACGCAGGTTGCCTTTGGATGCAGGGATAGTTCGATAAAGATTTATAGCCTGCATGATTATGGCTTTATCAGCACATTAAGTGATCATACCATGGCAGTGTTCACAGTTCAGCATTCGCCCGATGGCCAGCACCTTGTATCGGGAGCACGTGATGCACAAATAAAGATTTGGAACGCTTCAGATCTTACCTTACAACAAAGCATTGCAGCACACCTATTTGCCGTAAACCATATCGTCTTTCATCCTACGGAGCCTTATTTTGCATCCGCCAGTATGGATAAAAGCATTAAAATTTGGGGCGCTGATGACTTTAAACTTTACAAAATCATCAGCCGGGAGAAAGGCTACGCCAGCCACCAGTTGTCTGTCAATAAATTAGCTTGGAACGGTAACCAACTAATTTCAACCGGCGATGACAAGCGCATTATTGCCTGGGATATTGCTTTCTAACTAAAGTATTCGCTTGATAATGCGCAGCTTGTGCGTATGCTTTTTAAACTCTTCCGAATATATCCCTTGACCGTCTATAGCTTCTATTTTAACCCGGCCCGATGAATGGATAATTTGCTCGCTGTTGAGCATTATACCAACATGCACAATCCGCCCTTCGTCGTTATCAAAAAAGGCCAGATCGCCGGCTTGTGCCGATGGCAAAAAGTCAACGGCCGTGCCCTGCTCTACCTGCTGACTGGCATCTCGCCTTAACTGTATACCATGTTGCTTGTATACTGCCTGCACAAAGCCCGAGCAGTCAATGCCAAAATGGGTACGGCCGGCCCATAAATAAGGCGTGTTTAAATAAGTCTTGGCAGTAGCAATCAGATCCGCCTCCCGGTCACCCGGGTCATTTATACCAAACACTTCGTTATTTATCCAGCTACTGCCATTTTCGTAAAAAGGCAAGTTACTGCCCGCAGGCAGGTACAATAAGCTGTTATCGCTTTGCTTATTAGCTATGGTTACAGGCTGTGTAGTAAATATAACATCAGTTTGCTGCAGAGAAAGGTAATCCTCATAATTTAACAGTGATACCTGATTGCTGCTAATCCAACCTTCATAAGCATCATGGGCGGTTACAATTTTCACCCACTTATCCTGCCGTTCTAATAACTCGTAAGTTTCACCGAATAACAACTGCGACACCATTTCGCTTCTATCGCTGCCCTCAGCCCTTATGGGTATTATTGCTAACTTACTTATGCCGTATTCCATGCTGCTAATTTATAATTACTTCCCGGTAAACAAAAAAGGGACACTGTTTGAGTATCCCTTTTAAAAATAAATTTTGTTGTGTTTAACCTTCCATGTGTAGCCACTGCTTTTTAGCAATCAGCTCCTCTTGAGTCTCACGAACATTTTCGTCGTCTACGCAGCAATCTACCGGGCAAACAGCAGCACATTGTGGCTCGTCATGAAAACCTACGCATTCGGTACATTTGTCTGGAACGATATAATATATATCATCCGATATTGCGGCTTGCGCTTCATCAGCGCTTAGCGTGTTTCCATCACCAAAATCAATAACACCTTTAAGCTCAGTACCGTCCGAAAAACGCCAGCTGGCTCCGGCATCGTAAATTGCGTTATTTGGGCATTCCGGCTCACATGCTCCGCAGTTAATACATTCGTCTGTGATTACAATTGCCATATATCTTTAGCTCTATATCTTATTATTCTGTTTACCTTTGCCTTTTTGAAAAGGCTTGCAAATATAACAAAAAAAACGTTTGCTGGTTTCCACATCTGTATAGTATATATGTCAATTTTCAACAAGTCATATTTAATCCAAATACTGGCCAATTTGGGCAGGCAATTGCTTAATCCCGATGCTACATTGCAGCAGCTGGTAGAAAGTGAACGCAATATAAACCCCTGGTTCACGCCTGAGAGTGTGCAGCAGGCCATACAGGCAACAGGCTTATCTTTAACCGAAAATAACCTTGGGCAATGGCTGAACCACTATCAGCTTAAAGAACATGCTTCTAAAAAAGTTGGGTTAATACTTGCAGGCAACATCCCATTGGTGGGTTTTCATGATGTGCTTTGTGTATTTGCAAGCGGCAATATTGCGCTTATAAAAGCGTCATCACAAGATGCACGATTAATTAAGTATGTTTTACAATTGCTGGTAAATATTGAACCGCAATTAGCCGGCAGCTACCAGTTTATTGAACGCCTGGAAGGTTTTGATGCTATTATAGCTACAGGAAGCAACAACACTTCTAGATATTTTGAATACTACTTTGGCAAAGTGCCTAACATTATACGCAAGAACCGGAACAGTATCGCATTTTTAACTGGCCAGGAAAGTACTGAACAGCTACATGAGCTTGGAAAAGATATTTTTGATTACTACGGCTTAGGTTGCCGTAACGTATCAAAACTTTTGGTGCCTAAAGGCTATAACTTCATCCCGTTTTTTGAAGCCATTGAAGATTATCACCACATTGCACAGCATCACAAGTACCACAACAACTACGATTATAACAAAGCAATATACCTGGTAAACAGAGATAAGCACCTCGACAATGGTTTTTTATTGGTAAAGGAAGACACCCGCTTAGCCTCTCCCCTGGCCGTACTTTATTACGAAGAGTATGAGGACTTAGATGCAGCAGAAGCACTTTTAAGGGAACAGAGGGAACAGATACAATGTATAGTGAGTACGGTAAATTTGCCTGTTAAAGTACAGGTGGTTGATTTTGGTAAGAGCCAGCAGCCTGCGCTTTGGGATTATGCCGACGGAATTGATACAATGGAGTTCTTGTCTAATCTTTAAAAATACGTACTTTTGAAGGGCATGTATATCATCAAAGTAAAAGGCGTTGCCAAAATACCCGACTATGTGCAGTTACGCGATGAGCAATTTACACTCCTGGCCTATTTTAGGGTAGACAGACCTGATAAATCGCTGGACAAGGTTGGGTTGGGCGATAAGGCCGATTACATTATGAACCTGATAAAAGACCTGCCTTTTGGCCAGATATTGAAACTTGAATTATAAAAGTAAATGATTGGAAATTCCGTTATAAAACTGCAAGGCGTTGATATTTTTCAGCAAAAGCACCTGGTATTGTCTGATGTAAACCTGCATATCGATAAAGGCGATTTTGTTTGGCTTATCGGTCAGACCGGCTCGGGTAAAAGCAGTTTACTTAAAGTAATTTATGGCGATTTAAATATTACTACTGGTGAAGGACATGCCGGGGGTTACGATTTAAAGAAGCTGGCTACCAGGGATGTTCCTTACCTACGCCGTAAGCTGGGCATTGTATTTCAGGATTTTCAATTATTAACCGACCGAACTATAGAGCAAAACTTACACTTTGTAATGAAAGCCACCGGTTGGAAAGATAAAAAGCTAATTGCAGACCGTATCCGTGATGTACTGGAAAAAGTAGGCCTGCGTTCAAAAATAAAAAAGATGCCGCATGAACTTTCGGGCGGCGAGCAGCAACGTGTAGTAATTGCGCGAGCTTTACTAAACGATCCTGAAATTATATTGGCTGATGAGCCAACCGGCAACCTGGATCCGGACACATCCGAGGAAATTGTAATGCTCCTGAAACAGATCAGCCTATCAGGCACTGCGGTGGTCGTTGCAACGCATGATTACCATATCATCCGTACTTTTCCATCTCGCATTATCAAATGCGAATCAGGCAAAGTACTGGAGGACGTTCAGATAGCATAATTTAGGGGCTAGTTTAAGGTTAATAAGCGTTGCATTCCCTTGCAAGCTCTCCTTCGCAAGTTGTAACATGCTACTGACAACCCCTGTTATATAACTGACAACACACAACGGATTATGGCCGCTGGCAGAATCCGGAGAGACATTTCTACCCAATTTGTCGAATACCTACTGACAGGCTGACCGCTTTGCGGCTATGGCAAGGTACTTGATTTGCAACATTATCATGAACTTTAAAGACATGTTTAACAAGAATAAGAAGCAGGATACACCTGATACAGAAGATTTAAACGAAGTGAACACGGAGAATACCACACCTGAAGAACAAGCCGAAAATCCATTGGCTGATGAATTAAACGTAAATGCTGAAGAAGTTAAAGCTGAACTATCGGCAGAGGCAAAGCTAAAGGAAGACCTGGCACAAGCTAATGATAAATATTTACGCTTGTACGCTGAGTTTGACAATTTTAAGCGCCGCACTACTAAAGAGCGTGTGGAGCTATTACAAACTGCTGGTAAAGAAGTAATTGTATCTATGCTACCTGTGCTGGATGATTTTGAAAGAGCTATTAAAGCAATGGAAAACGCACAGGATGTAAACGCTGTAAAAGAAGGCGTACTCCTGGTACAGTCTAAGCTTAAAAATATTCTGACTCAAAAAGGTCTTAAGGAAATGGAAGCTACAGGAACCACCTTTGATGCTGACATTCATGAAGCAATTACCAATATACCTGCACCTACCGATGACCTTAAAGGTAAAGTAGTTGATCAACTAGAAAAAGGTTACTACCTAAATGATAAGGTAGTACGTTTTGCTAAAGTAGTAGTGGGCGCTTAATTAGTTAGTAAGTAGTTAGGTTATTTTGTTATTAGGAGGTTGCTGCCTGAGCTTTTATGTTACTAATTGCTGGCACTTGCTTAATAATTCAATAACGTAATAACCAAAATATTATGTCAAAAAGAGATTATTACGACGTACTTGGGGTTTCACGCGGGGCCAGTGAGGACGAGATCAAGAAAGCCTACCGTAAGATGGCCATTAAGTATCACCCGGATAAAAACCCGGGTGATAAGGCCGCAGAGGAAGCTTTTAAAGAAGCAGCCGAAGCTTATGAGGTATTGAGCAAGCCCGACAAGCGCCAGCGTTACGACCAGTTTGGCCATGCAGCTAATGCACAATCGCCTAATGGCGGTGGTTACGGCGGTGGAGGCATGAATATGGATGACATATTCAGTCAGTTTGGCGATATATTTGGCGGCGGCAGTCCATTTGAAGGTTTTTTCGGTGGAGGCGGCGGTCGTCAGCAAGGTGGTGGAGGCAGGCGTGTAGCCCGTGGCAGCAACCTGCGCATTAAAGTTCGTTTAACCCTTGAAGAAATTGCAAATGGGGTTGAAAAAAAGATAAAAGTAAACAAACAGGTTTTATGTAATACCTGCGATGGTACAGGTGCTAAAGACAAATCGTCTTTTCAAACTTGTAAAACATGTGGCGGCTCAGGTGCAGTACGCCGGGTAACCAATACCATTTTGGGTCAGATGCAGACTACCAGCACCTGCCCTACCTGTAATGGCGAAGGCTCAACCATCACCTCAAAATGCAACGTTTGCCATGGCGATGGTGTAGTTAGAGGAGAAGAAACCATCAGCATTAACATACCTGCCGGCGTGAGTGAAGGCATGCAATTGAGCATGAGTGGCAAAGGTAACGCAGCGCCACGCGGCGGTGTACCCGGCGACCTGATCATACTGATTGAGGAAGTACAGCACGAGACACTAAAACGCGATGGCCACAATGTGATCTATGATATGCACATCAACTTTGTTGACGCCGCACTAGGTACTAGTGTTGAAGTGCCAACCATTGATGGAAAAGCCAAAATTAAAATAGAGCCTGGTACTCAGGGTGGGAAAATCCTGCGCTTGAAGGGTAAAGGCGTGCCTGAAGTAAATTCCTATCACCGTGGCGATCAGTTGGTGCATATCAACATCTGGACACCCAAAGCTTTGAGCCGTGAAGAACGCGATCTGCTAGAAAAGCTGCAAAACTCTCCTAATTTTAAACCCAATCCGGGCAAAAATGAGAAAAGCTTTTTCGAACGGATGAAGGAATACTTCGAGTAAGCTTTAGAAACAAGAATTGAAAGTTCGAATCTAAAACTATAAGTCGTGGTTGAACGACAGAAAGCCTGAAGAATTTTTCTTCGGGCTTTCTTATTTATAAATGGTCACAGATTGTAACAAAATAGTCATCTTATTATCTAAACATTAATCTTATCTTCATAAACTTAAACTATACTGACCCCAACACACATGCTTAGCATCAGAAACATTGTGAAACAATACGCCGGTCATAAGGCGTTGAACGATGTGAGCCTGGAAGTTACCAGCGGGCAAATATTTGGTCTTTTAGGTCCAAATGGCGCAGGCAAAACTTCGCTCATCCGTATCATTAATCAAATCACTGCGCCCGACTCAGGTGAAATTTACTTCGACGGTGAAAAATTAAACCAATCGCATATTGAACGTATAGGCTACATGCCCGAAGAACGTGGCCTTTATAAAAAAATGGCCATTGGCGAACAAATTGTATACCTGGCCCGACTGAAAGGATTGAGCCATGCCGAAGCAACCAAACGTATAAAGTATTGGTTCGAGAAACTGGAAATTGAAAGCTGGTGGAACAAAAAGGTCGAGGAGCTATCAAAAGGTATGCAACAAAAAGCACAGTTTGTAGCCACAGTTTTGCACGAGCCCGATTTGATTATCCTGGATGAGCCGTTCAGTGGTTTTGACCCGGTAAATGCAGAATTAATTAAAGATGAAATACTGGAGCTAAACCGCAAAGGTGCTACCATCTTGTTCTCTACGCACCGTATGGAATCGGTTGAGGAACTTTGTAATTCTATTGCCCTGATCCATAAATCTAACAAGATACTGGACGGTCGCGTGAAAGACATCCGTAACTCTTATCGCAGCAACACCTTTTTGATCGAATATAACGGTGAAAAACTTGCTTTAAACGGTACAGAGCCATTTGCCCTGGTTGATGAAACAACTACCGAAGATGACAGTCACATCATCCGGCTTAAGTTAAACGAGAGCACCAGCTCAAATGACGTACTGCAGTACCTTATTTCAAAAGTTAGTGTAATCCGTTTGCAAGAGGTTATTCCGAGCGTTAACGAAATCTTTATTAAAAACGTAAATCAAATTGGCTAAGCTATGAACAAAGTTTTCCTTATCATACAAAGAGAATATATATCACGCGTTCGCAAAAAAGCCTTTTTGGTGACCGTATTTTTAGTGCCGGCACTTTTATTGGCTATGTACGCTGTAATGTACCTTATTTACAAAAACAGCAGCGAACTGAATACCACACGGGTAGTAAAGGTAGTTGATGATACCGGTGTTTTTGCCGATAAACTACACGCTGGTAAAAACATCAAATTCCAACGCTCGACATTGCCTTTAGCAGCAGCCAAGAAAGCACTAAAGAAAGATCACGAGCAAATACTGCTGTATATTCCTAAAAATTACGAGGAGGCAAAAGGTGTACAAATTTTATCGGAGAAGAAACCAAGCATTATGGTGACTACAGCAATTGAGCACCAGATGAATGAAATATCAACTAACAACAAGATGGTGGCTGCCGGTATTGATACTGCCC
Protein-coding sequences here:
- a CDS encoding WD40 repeat domain-containing protein, yielding MKVEKSFELSGHQNPIFALELSQKSGILFSAGNDKGLVEWGLEKQTFIKVMFPVVASVYAIHCPTGFPLMFAGLRNGQVLVFDFIEQKITGILKQHTKPIFDIKSVKGKQELLVASEDGTVSIWNLNTFELIHTIQISTDTVRSISISPDETQVAFGCRDSSIKIYSLHDYGFISTLSDHTMAVFTVQHSPDGQHLVSGARDAQIKIWNASDLTLQQSIAAHLFAVNHIVFHPTEPYFASASMDKSIKIWGADDFKLYKIISREKGYASHQLSVNKLAWNGNQLISTGDDKRIIAWDIAF
- a CDS encoding C40 family peptidase, producing MEYGISKLAIIPIRAEGSDRSEMVSQLLFGETYELLERQDKWVKIVTAHDAYEGWISSNQVSLLNYEDYLSLQQTDVIFTTQPVTIANKQSDNSLLYLPAGSNLPFYENGSSWINNEVFGINDPGDREADLIATAKTYLNTPYLWAGRTHFGIDCSGFVQAVYKQHGIQLRRDASQQVEQGTAVDFLPSAQAGDLAFFDNDEGRIVHVGIMLNSEQIIHSSGRVKIEAIDGQGIYSEEFKKHTHKLRIIKRIL
- a CDS encoding 4Fe-4S dicluster domain-containing protein, translating into MAIVITDECINCGACEPECPNNAIYDAGASWRFSDGTELKGVIDFGDGNTLSADEAQAAISDDIYYIVPDKCTECVGFHDEPQCAAVCPVDCCVDDENVRETQEELIAKKQWLHMEG
- a CDS encoding acyl-CoA reductase; this translates as MSIFNKSYLIQILANLGRQLLNPDATLQQLVESERNINPWFTPESVQQAIQATGLSLTENNLGQWLNHYQLKEHASKKVGLILAGNIPLVGFHDVLCVFASGNIALIKASSQDARLIKYVLQLLVNIEPQLAGSYQFIERLEGFDAIIATGSNNTSRYFEYYFGKVPNIIRKNRNSIAFLTGQESTEQLHELGKDIFDYYGLGCRNVSKLLVPKGYNFIPFFEAIEDYHHIAQHHKYHNNYDYNKAIYLVNRDKHLDNGFLLVKEDTRLASPLAVLYYEEYEDLDAAEALLREQREQIQCIVSTVNLPVKVQVVDFGKSQQPALWDYADGIDTMEFLSNL
- a CDS encoding fructose-6-phosphate aldolase; its protein translation is MYIIKVKGVAKIPDYVQLRDEQFTLLAYFRVDRPDKSLDKVGLGDKADYIMNLIKDLPFGQILKLEL
- a CDS encoding ATP-binding cassette domain-containing protein encodes the protein MIGNSVIKLQGVDIFQQKHLVLSDVNLHIDKGDFVWLIGQTGSGKSSLLKVIYGDLNITTGEGHAGGYDLKKLATRDVPYLRRKLGIVFQDFQLLTDRTIEQNLHFVMKATGWKDKKLIADRIRDVLEKVGLRSKIKKMPHELSGGEQQRVVIARALLNDPEIILADEPTGNLDPDTSEEIVMLLKQISLSGTAVVVATHDYHIIRTFPSRIIKCESGKVLEDVQIA
- a CDS encoding nucleotide exchange factor GrpE, which produces MFNKNKKQDTPDTEDLNEVNTENTTPEEQAENPLADELNVNAEEVKAELSAEAKLKEDLAQANDKYLRLYAEFDNFKRRTTKERVELLQTAGKEVIVSMLPVLDDFERAIKAMENAQDVNAVKEGVLLVQSKLKNILTQKGLKEMEATGTTFDADIHEAITNIPAPTDDLKGKVVDQLEKGYYLNDKVVRFAKVVVGA
- the dnaJ gene encoding molecular chaperone DnaJ, producing MSKRDYYDVLGVSRGASEDEIKKAYRKMAIKYHPDKNPGDKAAEEAFKEAAEAYEVLSKPDKRQRYDQFGHAANAQSPNGGGYGGGGMNMDDIFSQFGDIFGGGSPFEGFFGGGGGRQQGGGGRRVARGSNLRIKVRLTLEEIANGVEKKIKVNKQVLCNTCDGTGAKDKSSFQTCKTCGGSGAVRRVTNTILGQMQTTSTCPTCNGEGSTITSKCNVCHGDGVVRGEETISINIPAGVSEGMQLSMSGKGNAAPRGGVPGDLIILIEEVQHETLKRDGHNVIYDMHINFVDAALGTSVEVPTIDGKAKIKIEPGTQGGKILRLKGKGVPEVNSYHRGDQLVHINIWTPKALSREERDLLEKLQNSPNFKPNPGKNEKSFFERMKEYFE